One stretch of Clavibacter californiensis DNA includes these proteins:
- a CDS encoding peptidylprolyl isomerase: protein MSAHTHVATMTTNHGTIVLNLFGSHAPQTVENFVGLATGEKEWTHPQTGKKSTDPLYDGVVFHRIIKDFMLQGGDPLGQGTGGPGYQFDDEISRDLDFSMPYILAMANAGTQGGRGTNGSQFFITTAPTTWLQGKHTIFGEVADEASKKVVDALNAVPTDGRDRPREDVVIESVTVEKV, encoded by the coding sequence ATGTCTGCGCACACTCACGTCGCCACCATGACGACCAACCACGGCACCATCGTCCTCAACCTCTTCGGGTCCCACGCGCCCCAGACCGTCGAGAACTTCGTCGGCCTCGCCACGGGCGAGAAGGAGTGGACCCACCCCCAGACCGGCAAGAAGTCGACCGACCCGCTCTACGACGGCGTCGTCTTCCACCGCATCATCAAGGACTTCATGCTCCAGGGCGGCGACCCGCTCGGCCAGGGCACCGGCGGACCGGGCTACCAGTTCGACGACGAGATCAGCCGCGACCTCGACTTCTCCATGCCCTACATCCTCGCCATGGCCAACGCCGGCACGCAGGGCGGTCGCGGCACGAACGGCTCGCAGTTCTTCATCACCACGGCGCCCACCACCTGGCTCCAGGGCAAGCACACGATCTTCGGCGAGGTCGCCGACGAGGCGTCCAAGAAGGTCGTCGACGCGCTCAACGCGGTCCCGACCGACGGCCGCGACCGTCCCCGCGAGGACGTCGTGATCGAGAGCGTCACCGTCGAGAAGGTCTGA